Proteins encoded by one window of Glycine soja cultivar W05 chromosome 15, ASM419377v2, whole genome shotgun sequence:
- the LOC114387364 gene encoding uncharacterized protein LOC114387364, with protein MLNTLLYKCVTFTAASHYSLFPHYPLLFSLRLCTTTTSNSRSFSVSYLIHNFGFSSESASKASDSHKISFQTPEKTESVIRFFRDHGFSNSQIINMVRKVPWLLSCDPCKRVLPKFEFLLSKGVSSSEIIDLVSKHPGLLSPSLENNIVPTYELVHGFLKSDEHTINCLFGNSIFSGGHYVARNIRVLLQNGVGETNIARLLRNRCKGVFSSTDILKVVKEVNDLGFDPSKSTFALALVVKSRSQTSWKEKVDVYKKWGWSDEACHEAFRRCPHCMLTSIDKINTVMKFCVNQLG; from the coding sequence ATGTTGAATACCCTTCTCTACAAATGCGTCACTTTCACTGCAGCATCACATTACTCTCTTTTCCCCCACTACCCATTACTATTTTCTCTGCGTCTCTGCACAACAACCACTTCAAATTCACGCTCCTTTTCGGTATCCTACCTCATCCACAATTTTGGGTTCTCCTCTGAATCTGCTTCCAAAGCTTCTGACTCTCACAAAATTTCTTTCCAGACCCCGGAAAAGACTGAGTCAGTTATCAGGTTCTTCAGAGACCACGGTTTCTCTAACTCCCAAATAATCAATATGGTTAGAAAGGTACCATGGTTGCTTTCCTGCGACCCTTGCAAAAGGGTATTGCCCAAGTTTGAATTTTTACTCTCAAAAGGTGTTTCTAGCTCTGAAATTATTGACCTAGTGAGTAAGCACCCTGGATTACTGAGTCCAAGCCTGGAGAATAATATAGTCCCAACCTATGAATTGGTACATGGATTCTTGAAATCTGATGAGCACACTATTAATTGTTTGTTTGGTAATTCCATTTTCTCTGGCGGCCATTATGTCGCGCGCAACATCAGAGTGTTGCTTCAGAATGGAGTGGGAGAAACAAACATTGCACGATTATTGCGGAACCGTTGTAAAGGGGTTTTCTCCTCAACTGATATTCTTAAGGTGGTGAAGGAAGTAAATGATTTGGGGTTTGATCCTTCAAAATCGACTTTTGCTTTAGCATTGGTTGTTAAAAGTAGGAGCCAAACCTCATGGAAGGAGAAAGTTGACGTCTATAAGAAATGGGGTTGGTCCGATGAAGCCTGTCATGAAGCTTTTAGAAGGTGCCCTCACTGTATGTTGACATCGATTGACAAAATAAATACTGTGATGAAATTTTGCGTCAATCAGTTGGGCTAG
- the LOC114386726 gene encoding uncharacterized protein LOC114386726, translated as MLNTLLCKCITFAATSRYPLFHHYPLPFSLRFYTTTTSNSRSFAVSYLIHNFGFSPESASKVSENHKIYFRTPEKPESVIRFFRDHGFSDSQINNMVRRVPRLISCNPCKRVLPKFEFLLSKGVSSSEIVDLISKYPLMLTRSLKNFIVPTYELVYRFLQSDKNTVACMFANSSVFGSGYLVAHNVSVMLKNGLSESNIARLLRYRSKAVFRATDILKVVREVKDLGFDPSKVAFVMALLAIKRYDQNLWKEKVDVFKKWGWSDETFLEAFRRHPHCMLTSTDKINIVMNFWVNQMGWDALALVKGPKIFGLSMEKTIIPRASIVQLLLEKGLRKRSASITCPIMIPEKRFLNRFIKCFKEESSDLLKLYAEKLNLAYSREKSGMLCTK; from the coding sequence ATGTTGAATACCCTTCTCTGCAAATGCATCACTTTCGCAGCAACATCACGTTACCCTCTTTTCCACCACTACCCATTACCATTTTCTCTGCGTTTCTACACCACAACCACTTCAAATTCACGCTCCTTTGCGGTATCCTACCTCATCCACAATTTTGGGTTCTCCCCTGAATCTGCTTCCAAAGTTTCTGAAAACCACAAAATTTATTTCCGTACCCCGGAAAAGCCTGAGTCAGTAATCAGGTTCTTCAGAGACCACGGTTTTTCTGACTCCCAAATAAACAATATGGTTAGAAGGGTACCTAGGCTGATTTCCTGCAACCCTTGCAAAAGGGTATTGCCCAAGTTTGAATTTTTACTCTCGAAAGGTGTTTCTAGCTCTGAAATTGTTGACCTAATTAGTAAGTACCCTTTAATGTTGACTCGAAGCCTGAAGAATTTTATAGTGCCAACCTACGAATTGGTATATAGATTCTTGCAATCTGATAAGAACACTGTTGCTTGTATGTTTGCTAATTCATCTGTCTTTGGTAGCGGCTATCTTGTGGCACACAACGTCAGTGTGATGCTTAAGAATGGATTGAGTGAATCAAACATTGCAAGATTGCTTCGGTACCGTAGTAAGGCGGTGTTCCGTGCAACGGATATTCTTAAAGTGGTGAGGGAAGTAAAGGATTTGGGATTTGATCCTTCAAAAGTTGCTTTTGTTATGGCATTGCTAGCCATAAAACGTTACGATCAAAACTTGTGGAAGGAGAAAGTTGACGTCTTCAAGAAATGGGGTTGGTCTGATGAAACCTTTCTTGAAGCATTTAGGAGGCACCCTCACTGTATGTTGACATCCACtgacaaaataaatatagtGATGAATTTTTGGGTCAATCAGATGGGGTGGGATGCTTTAGCCCTTGTCAAAGGTCCAAAGATTTTCGGGTTGAGTATGGAGAAAACAATCATTCCAAGAGCCTCAATAGTGCAGTTGCTTCTTGAGAAAGGTTTGCGAAAAAGGAGTGCAAGCATAACTTGCCCCATTATGATACCTGAAAAGAGGTTCCTGAACAGgtttataaaatgttttaaggAGGAGTCTTCTGATCTGTTAAAGTTGTATGCGGAAAAGCTGAATCTTGCGTATTCCAGGGAGAAGTCTGGAATGTTGTGCACCAAATAA